In a single window of the Methanofollis ethanolicus genome:
- the dps gene encoding DNA protection during starvation protein, whose product MAKIARKMVEDAGVDVDHLVDLLVKNAAAELTTFYYYTILRVNLIGLEGETIKEIAETARIEDRNHFEALVPRIYELGGKLPESMVDFHNVSGCPPAKLPADPTDTTAMLKVLVEAERCAVRQYTHVCSLTAGKDHRTYDLALSILHEEVEHESWFSEFLGEGPSGHFLRRGETSPFVSKFLR is encoded by the coding sequence ATGGCAAAGATTGCACGGAAGATGGTGGAGGATGCGGGGGTCGACGTGGACCATCTCGTCGACCTCCTGGTGAAGAACGCCGCAGCAGAACTGACGACCTTTTATTATTACACGATCCTGCGGGTGAACCTGATCGGTCTGGAGGGTGAGACGATCAAGGAGATCGCGGAGACCGCACGGATTGAGGACCGGAACCACTTCGAGGCCCTGGTGCCGCGGATCTATGAACTGGGCGGAAAATTGCCGGAGAGCATGGTGGACTTCCACAATGTCTCGGGGTGTCCGCCGGCAAAACTGCCCGCGGACCCGACAGACACCACGGCGATGCTGAAGGTGCTCGTGGAGGCGGAGAGGTGTGCGGTGCGGCAGTACACTCATGTCTGCTCTCTCACCGCGGGGAAGGACCACCGGACCTATGACCTCGCCCTCTCCATCCTCCACGAGGAGGTTGAGCACGAGTCCTGGTTCTCCGAGTTCCTCGGCGAGGGGCCTTCGGGCCACTTCCTGAGGAGGGGCGAGACCTCGCCTTTTGTCTCGAAGTTCCTGCGGTGA
- a CDS encoding phosphate-starvation-inducible PsiE family protein — MFKALDSYQKGIYYVLIGLLAIIVGFSVIELALLVFNGLIFDESRFRLENHEILGVLGLFLLVLIGIELLETIRTYVEDHRVHVEVIMLVALIAIARKILLLDSGEMDGLSLLGIGFVIIALSGGYFLVKKAKAIE, encoded by the coding sequence ATGTTCAAAGCGCTGGACTCCTACCAGAAGGGGATATATTATGTCCTTATCGGCCTCCTCGCCATCATCGTCGGTTTTTCCGTCATCGAACTGGCCCTGCTCGTTTTTAACGGCCTGATATTCGACGAATCTAGATTCAGACTTGAAAACCATGAAATCCTCGGCGTCCTCGGCCTCTTCCTCCTTGTGCTCATCGGCATCGAACTCCTGGAAACGATCCGGACCTATGTCGAGGACCACCGGGTCCACGTCGAGGTGATCATGCTCGTCGCTCTCATCGCCATCGCCCGGAAGATCCTCCTCCTCGATTCGGGAGAGATGGACGGCCTCTCCCTTCTCGGGATCGGCTTTGTCATCATCGCCCTCTCGGGAGGTTATTTCCTGGTCAAGAAGGCAAAGGCTATTGAATGA
- a CDS encoding SpoIIAA family protein encodes MIEILPESRGGIIGFRISGEVTDEDYTHIFIPAIDLATERYGTVRVLVDIVDYKGEDFGAMADDLVQSIKEPSVEREAIIGDEEWEKRLLSVQPAFFLFSNTDVRFFGPERRQEAWRWIEEGMPRRVQVSVPGPR; translated from the coding sequence ATGATCGAGATATTGCCGGAGAGCAGGGGAGGCATCATCGGGTTCAGGATCAGCGGAGAGGTCACGGACGAGGACTACACGCACATATTCATACCGGCGATCGACCTGGCGACCGAACGCTATGGCACTGTCCGCGTGCTGGTCGACATCGTCGACTACAAGGGGGAGGACTTCGGGGCGATGGCCGACGACCTCGTCCAGAGCATAAAAGAACCTTCTGTCGAGCGCGAGGCGATCATCGGCGATGAAGAGTGGGAAAAACGGCTGCTCTCCGTGCAACCGGCGTTCTTCCTCTTCTCGAACACCGACGTCAGGTTCTTCGGGCCCGAACGCCGCCAGGAGGCATGGAGATGGATCGAGGAGGGGATGCCGCGCCGTGTGCAGGTGTCCGTTCCCGGCCCGCGCTGA